The Gymnogyps californianus isolate 813 chromosome 5, ASM1813914v2, whole genome shotgun sequence DNA segment TCTTCTGTGATGTGGTCCTGCAGGCTGAAGGTGAGCGGGCAGCATGGGCCCCGGAGGTGCCGGGGTCCTCAGGGGACCTGCGGGCAGGGTCCCTGCAACCCCCCCAGGAGGATCAGGGAGAgcagggggggctgcagggcggtGACAGCCGCTGTTGCTTTGCAGGCGAGGCAGTGGTGGCCCACTGCTGCGTCCTCTCTGTCTGCAGCCCCTTCTTCATGGAGCAGCTGGGCCGGGAGCTGCCCCCCAAGGGTCGCAGGgtggtgctggagctgggggggcTGAAGATTGGGGTGCTACGCAAGCTGGTGCGCTTCCTCTACACCGCCGAGCTGGAGGCCACGCGGGAGGAGGTGCAGGaggtgctggcagctgcccgcCGCCTCCGCGTCACCGAGCTTGAGTCGCTGCAGCTCCGGGGGGGACGCCTGGTGAGGCCGGGACACCAGCGGCAGCTCGaccgctcctgcctgcaccctccCCGGCACGGCTCCCCCACAGCGGTGGGTGGCACGGCTGAGCCCGGCGGTGCCGGCGTCCCCCCCAGGAGCACCCGTGTGCCCCCGCGGGGGCGGCCATGCTCTCCGGGAACCTTGcgccccagccctggccccgTGGGGCGGGTGAAGCTGCGGAAGGTGGAGAGCGGGGGGTGCTGGGAGGTGGTGCGGGAGAGGCagccccccgccgcgcccggcgCTGTGGCAGCGGGCGATGGGGGGGCGACGGAACCGCGGCCCCCCTGGATGCGGGCGCACTGGGGCGAGCGGGCAGGCGCTCCCCCCCGCGGCGGCCCCCACGGGCGGCCTGGAGGAAGCAGGGCCGGGCGCCCCCCGCACCCCAGCAGGGCTGTAGGCAGGCGGTGCCGCCGGGGGACCCCCCAGGTGaccccgaggaggaggaggtggatgTGGGGACGGTGGAGCCATGCTTGCCCCCTGGCACCGTCTGCGTCTGGCCCTGCCCCTCGTCCGAGTCGGATGAGGAGGTGGACGTCCTCACCTAGGGGGGCTGACTCTGCCCCcccgctgctgcctgcactcAGGGCaatgcaggcagggctgccctcaCCCCAGGCGAAGAGGCTGCACAGGCCCCAGGCTGTGCGGCATTGGAGTAAAGCGCTGGAGCTGGCGGAGCTGTGCCGTGGGGCTGCCGAGCTTTATTGGGGAACAGCGGGGGGGACAAGGGGGGGAtgcggggggagccggggaaGGCTGCTCGcggcagagctgcagcatcGGAGACGGGACTGGGGCTGGCGGGTGCCCCCCACTTCGTCTCGCCTCTTCATGGACGCTCGCGCCGCGGGTGCCGGTCCCGGCTTGGCTGTGGGGAGAGGGCGGTCGGTGTGTGGTCCCTGttccccatccccgtcccgtccccgtccccatccccgctCACCTGGCCGCCACCTCTATGCCAAGCTGCTCTTCAGGGCTTCCACCACGGCCTCCGGCTCGGGGAACTTCAGCTTGCGGGGGGGCCCCTTCCCAATGCCGCTCCACAGCTCCACGGCTGGGGAGGGTGAGGGGGGACAGACGGGTCAGGGGTGCCGGGgagccccccgcagccccccccgccctggCCCCGGCACTCACTGCTGCCGTCCTCCTTCACCAGGGACACCTCGAAGCTGTTCCGGCGCGGCTGCCGGGGGTTAATGTCCACGGGGAGGTGGGCCATGGCCCCGCGCAGGGCCTCGCTCACCGCCGCCGCGTTGCGCCCGAACACTCGTCAGCTCTTGctggggggacacgggggggggggggggggtcgggggtCAGCACCCCCGGCGGGGGCACCCCAAGGACCCCCCCCTTGGCACCCGGGCCGGCTCACCAGTGCTCGATGACGACGCGGGGGCCGGTGCCCCCCGGGCTGCCCTCGCCCTGGGTGCGCGCCCGCTTCTGCGGGGCACCCGCCTGCTCCGGTGCCTCGGCCGCCGCCGGCTGCTGGGCCCCGCGCTTCCTCCGCCGGGGAGCCATCCTGGGGAGAGCCGCCGGGGCGATGGGGGCCTGGGCAACGGCGGGGGGGGCGCTACCCCGGGGTCCCGCTGTGAGGAGCGGGACGAGGCGGGGGCCCCAGGGATCCTGCCATGGGGTGGGAAGGGTGCGACCCCGGGGATGGCGGTGTTGGGGGGGAGGTGGGTGAAGGACGGGTCCCCACCGGGATCCTGCTTTGGGAGGGGGTCAGGAAGGGCGGGTCCCGGGGATCCGCCATGGGGGGTGAAAGGGGGGGTCCCCACTGGGATCCTGCCatggggggtgggaagggggtcCCCAGGAATCCCCCCACGGTGCGTGCGTGCGTGGGAAGGGGGTCCCGAGGACGCCGCTGTGGGGGAGTGGGTGGGAAGGGGGGTCCCGGGGATGCCGCCGCGGGGAgagggcaagggcaagggcaagggcaggggcagggcggGAAGGGGCACTCGGGTCCCGCTCCGGGGGACGGAGCCCGGGGGCCCGGAGCGGCCGCGCCGCCTCCTACCTGCCGCGCCGCGCCGACCACGTGCCGGGACCGCGGGGCGCCGCGCCGGCCTCCACCACTCGGGCGAgccgccgggggggggggggggggggggggtcggaATGGGGGGTCGGGGCTGAACGGCGTCCGGAGCCCGCGGGCCGGGAGACCGGGCCGcgccccctcctcccagccGCACGCCTCCGTGGGACCCCCTCGCCCTTCCCGGGTCAGCGGTGGCGGGGCGGCCCGGAACGCGGTAaccgccgccgcccccctcccccccgggCAGACTCAGTGGTTCCGCCCGCGTGCCcgcctctccccctccccgccgtaCAGCCAGCGTCGCGGCACCAGCCAATCAGAGCGCGCCGTCTTCACGGCGTCCCCGCCCCCGGCGGCAAGCCCCACCCCTCACGGTCCAGGTggacccccggccccccccTCACTGCCAGCCCACGGACACGGACACGGACACGGACCGTTTATTGTCAGCGATGAGGATGAGCGTTAACCGAGGGCGGGGTCTGTCCTActgccctgcccacagcagggccCCGCCCACacgggggctgccggggctccCCTGCTCGCCAAGGCTCGGCCGGGACCCCCCCCCACTGAGAGCGGGCCgcaggcagggccgggcaggCGGGCAGGCCCCGCGGGGCCGGTGCCACCGGGGTGACGGTGACGTGGTGATGGGTGACGGCACAGGGCAGCTTCTACTTGTCCTTCTTGGTCTCCCCGTCAGGGTGCCCGGCGGCTGCCTGCGCGCTGGGGGGCTCCTCGGGCCCCTCCTCCCGCAGCCTCGACTGCTTCTTGGCCTTCTGGTAGAGCTCGTTGAGGTTGAACTCCCGGATCACGTTCTCCTGCGGCCGAGAGGCAGCGTTGGCACCCCCGGGGACCCCCCCACCCTTCCCAGGGCGCAGGCTGGCTGCCGAGCCCCGTCCTGCCCCAGAGGCGGCGGGGGGCTGAGGGCTGGAACGTGCCACCCACCTCGGAGAAGGTCCAGGACACGGCCCGGCCCTTCTTGTCGATCTGCGGCCGGCGCATGGTCTCTGTCCCGCCCTGGAAGAGGATGAGGGTGGGCAGCTGCTTGGTGAGGGGCGAGGTGCTGACCTTGTACCTGtggcaggagggggagaggcTGACGGTGACCCCCCGGCAGCtcagggaggggtgggaggctCCCAGGGACTCTGCCCCGGCACCGGCCCTGCTGCCCAGGCCGTCTCCCCCCAGACCTGGTGCTGACGTCCGTGTACCGGCCGACGTCCACCTTCCCGAAGTGCAGCCCCGAGCAGTTGTacctggggaggagggggacacACGGCTGCGAGTGCCGCGGGCGACCACAGGGCTGGGCGtgagccccggccccgctgagACCCCCAGCGGGCGCCACTTACTTGAGAGAGAGGTCGGCGAAGATGGGGGCGAAGGACTGGCACTCGCTGGACCAGTTGGCGAAGAACTCGACGATCCAGGTCACCCGCTTGTCCCggtccagctcctcctgccgcAGGGGTGCAGGGCTCAGCGGGGGACGGCAGGCAGagccccccggcacccccccGGGGAGGGGATACTCACATCTATGGTCTTGTCGCTGAAATACTTGATGTACTCGGGGCCCATGTAGAGGGGGGGCTTGCAGGTCATCAGGAACACTGCAATGACAGTGCCCCTGagtcccccccgcccccacaGCGCCTGGAAGGCCCAGGCTGGGTTTGGGACGAGgttcctccttccccagagcAGCCTGGGGGAACCAAGGCAGAGCGAGCCCTGGGGCAGGCAGACTTCCCCCTCAAGGCGCTTCCTGAGCCCCCCCCCATCGCCCACCGCTGCCCCCTGAGCCCACGGAGATTCCTGAcacccacagcctcctccagcaaCAACGGCCACAGGTCAACCCCACGGCAGGAGGGAGCTCTGGCCCTTCCAGCCGGGTGGCGTGGAGGACAGGTAGGGACAGCGGGTGCTGAGGGCAGGCCGAGCCGTGCCGAGGGGGCTGCACTGCTGCCCCCGGTGCTACGGGCTCCCCCCCGGCAGGTCTCACCTATGCAGAGCGTGAGGTAGAGCAGGCCCATGCGGATGTCGAGGCGGAAGAAGAGGATGGCGTTCGCCACTTTGCTGAACATGAAGATGTTCCCGATGTGCTGCTCCACGGTgactggggaagggagagagggataGCAGACGGGGCCAGATCCCCCCAGAAGACCAGGCGGGATCCTGAGGGAGGGCCAGATCTGGTTCTCCAGATCCCAACCCATCCAGCTCCTTGGGGGAGGCCCCGTAAGCGGCCCCACGGCCCCCCCCCGCGCCCACCCCACAGCACAGGCCCCAACTCACTGGAGCGTCGGTTCTTCATCATCACGATGGCGCTGAGGAACATGAGGATCTCCACCTCCCGCTGGGACAGGAGAGACGGCGTGAGCAGGAGGCACCCGCGCGACCCTGCAGCCGCCCAGCGCTGCCgggctgcagagcctggcagtGGCCACCAGCGCCAGCTGCGGCCGTACCGCCCTCCCGCAGTCAGGCCGCTCCTGGCCCAGCCTGGCACAGGGACGAGTGGCCGTGCCAGGCCCCGCTGGCCCCAAgtccctgccagctccctgcctcctcccggAGTTCCTTTCCCTCCCGAATCCCGAGggggcagcagcaaggagaaggGGCTGCCCCTGCAACGACGGGCACGGCCTCCCATCCTCGCCGGTGCCGGGGGAGCCCCTCAGCAGTGGGATGACACTGGCAGAGCAATGCCAGAGGCTACTgggcttcccccctccctcagCGGGGCCGGGGATGCAGGCCCGGAGGAGGGCCCGGGGCCCGGGGACTGGGGGGGGCAGACCCAGGGGGTCAGGCCCGGCAGGCtggggggacaggaggggagCCAGGCCCGGGGGGCGCAGGCCCGGAGGAGGGCCGGGCCCGCCGGGCGCAGGGGTAGGCCGGGGCCAGGCCCGGGGCCGTGCCGGGGCAGCGGCAGGCCGGGCCGCCTCACCCAGTCGAAGTCGCAGGGGTTGCCGTCCTCCCGCTGGGAGGGCAGCCCTTGGCAGAGCGGCGGGACCTTGCGGACGAGCAGGAAGGCGGTGGCGAGCAGGGCGGAGAGCGGGTAGTACGGCCGCGCCAGCCAGCGGCACAGCCCCGGCAC contains these protein-coding regions:
- the BTBD18 gene encoding BTB/POZ domain-containing protein 18, producing the protein MGSPSATPRVLYRSTRLLRTAFQHLHQQQQRADVFCDVVLQAEGEAVVAHCCVLSVCSPFFMEQLGRELPPKGRRVVLELGGLKIGVLRKLVRFLYTAELEATREEVQEVLAAARRLRVTELESLQLRGGRLVRPGHQRQLDRSCLHPPRHGSPTAGCRQAVPPGDPPGDPEEEEVDVGTVEPCLPPGTVCVWPCPSSESDEEVDVLT
- the SELENOH gene encoding selenoprotein H, encoding MAPRRRKRGAQQPAAAEAPEQAGAPQKRARTQGEGSPGGTGPRVVIEHCKSURVFGRNAAAVSEALRGAMAHLPVDINPRQPRRNSFEVSLVKEDGSTVELWSGIGKGPPRKLKFPEPEAVVEALKSSLA
- the TMX2 gene encoding thioredoxin-related transmembrane protein 2 isoform X2, whose protein sequence is MAVVAPLLALLYSVPGLCRWLARPYYPLSALLATAFLLVRKVPPLCQGLPSQREDGNPCDFDWREVEILMFLSAIVMMKNRRSITVEQHIGNIFMFSKVANAILFFRLDIRMGLLYLTLCIVFLMTCKPPLYMGPEYIKYFSDKTIDEELDRDKRVTWIVEFFANWSSECQSFAPIFADLSLKYNCSGLHFGKVDVGRYTDVSTRSGGRRYKVSTSPLTKQLPTLILFQGGTETMRRPQIDKKGRAVSWTFSEENVIREFNLNELYQKAKKQSRLREEGPEEPPSAQAAAGHPDGETKKDK
- the TMX2 gene encoding thioredoxin-related transmembrane protein 2 isoform X1 → MAVVAPLLALLYSVPGLCRWLARPYYPLSALLATAFLLVRKVPPLCQGLPSQREDGNPCDFDWREVEILMFLSAIVMMKNRRSITVEQHIGNIFMFSKVANAILFFRLDIRMGLLYLTLCIVFLMTCKPPLYMGPEYIKYFSDKTIDEELDRDKRVTWIVEFFANWSSECQSFAPIFADLSLKYNCSGLHFGKVDVGRYTDVSTRYKVSTSPLTKQLPTLILFQGGTETMRRPQIDKKGRAVSWTFSEENVIREFNLNELYQKAKKQSRLREEGPEEPPSAQAAAGHPDGETKKDK